In the Solibacillus sp. FSL K6-1523 genome, one interval contains:
- a CDS encoding Glu/Leu/Phe/Val family dehydrogenase, whose translation MEIFKYMQKYDYEQLVFCQDEASGLKAIIAIHDTTLGPALGGSRMWTYASEEAAIEDALRLARGMTYKNAAAGLNLGGGKTVIIGDPFKDKNEEMFRALGRFIQGLNGRYITAEDVGTTVTDMDLIHEETNYVTGISPAFGSSGNPSPVTAYGVYLGMKAAVKEAFGNDSLEGRKVAVQGLGNVAYTLCEYLHKEGAKLVVTDINQAAIDRVVNDFGATAVSPDAIYDQDVDVYSPCALGAVINDATLLRLKAKVVAGSANNQLAQSSHGEALHKMGIVYAPDYVINAGGVINVADELYGYNRDRAMKRVGSIYTSLEKIFEISRTENIPTYLAANRLAEERIARVAKSRSQFLQNEKSILNGR comes from the coding sequence ATGGAAATCTTCAAGTATATGCAGAAATATGATTATGAACAATTGGTGTTTTGCCAAGATGAGGCGTCGGGACTAAAAGCCATTATTGCCATCCATGATACGACGTTAGGTCCAGCTCTTGGAGGTTCACGTATGTGGACATATGCCTCAGAAGAAGCGGCGATTGAAGATGCACTTCGACTTGCTCGTGGAATGACTTATAAAAATGCAGCAGCTGGATTAAACTTAGGGGGCGGTAAAACTGTCATTATTGGTGATCCATTCAAAGATAAAAATGAAGAAATGTTCCGCGCTTTAGGCCGTTTTATTCAAGGATTAAATGGGCGTTACATTACAGCAGAAGATGTAGGAACGACGGTAACAGATATGGATTTAATCCATGAAGAAACAAATTATGTTACAGGTATTTCACCAGCATTCGGTAGTTCTGGTAATCCATCTCCAGTTACAGCTTACGGGGTATACCTTGGGATGAAAGCTGCGGTAAAAGAAGCTTTCGGAAATGATTCTCTGGAAGGAAGAAAGGTTGCAGTGCAAGGCTTAGGAAATGTTGCGTATACACTTTGTGAGTACTTGCATAAAGAAGGCGCGAAATTAGTTGTGACGGATATTAATCAAGCAGCCATTGATCGCGTTGTAAATGATTTTGGTGCAACAGCGGTCTCACCAGATGCGATTTATGACCAAGACGTGGATGTGTACTCGCCATGTGCGCTAGGTGCAGTTATTAATGATGCCACGCTGCTGCGACTAAAAGCGAAAGTTGTTGCAGGCTCAGCGAACAATCAATTAGCGCAGTCAAGCCATGGGGAAGCGCTTCATAAAATGGGCATCGTGTATGCACCGGATTATGTCATCAATGCAGGTGGCGTAATTAATGTAGCGGATGAATTGTATGGGTACAATCGTGACCGAGCGATGAAGCGTGTCGGATCGATTTATACAAGCTTAGAGAAAATTTTTGAAATATCAAGAACAGAAAATATCCCAACCTATTTAGCGGCGAATCGTTTAGCTGAAGAACGAATTGCACGCGTGGCCAAATCGCGCAGTCAATTTTTACAAAACGAAAAATCCATTTTGAATGGCCGATAA
- a CDS encoding DUF342 domain-containing protein: protein MVIFENGFIEVSEQNGKIFVETLQTGFLLKDFDTIVRLNPRIKLTNFAVLKNVLTNVSKTPAEIGKWLPSITVEVSRDKMSASLFIYETLETIREDLEKFKQDVSGLLAEHNIKHGIMDIKLESVVCGKANLIAQGTPPIKGDDAIVTYLQIPERKPVIREDGKADYYDMNFIYEIDEGAWLGEKIHAQPGIPGYNVHGEVIQAQSGRDIALKYDRKSAYEIEEEGKTVIRSKISGVLEDSQGMVGVNHHLPINGDVGIETGNLEFNGSLSIRGTVQAGFTVIAQGDISIEGAEGVSGAKLIKSIDGDIFIRGGIFGLGQTRVEAGGNIFVKHVNEANLTAGQDVNIGFYALGSNINGHSILVDERKGKIIGGTAIAKSMITTAVSGNRLERRTELIINSINKQDGLEMIQNKAALLKTMQEDILQLEAQVNRVLPVIRNLTRPQIAAFEQTKQKLASNKEEAMDLDREIKQLMHDLRNVGREEIHVTKEAYSGTYIQIGKKSSILSNATNGRFLLEFGELNV from the coding sequence GTGGTTATTTTTGAAAATGGATTTATTGAAGTGTCAGAACAGAATGGGAAAATATTTGTAGAAACATTGCAAACTGGTTTTTTATTAAAAGATTTTGATACCATTGTACGCCTAAACCCTCGAATAAAATTAACAAACTTTGCAGTGTTAAAAAATGTATTGACGAATGTGTCAAAAACCCCAGCTGAAATTGGTAAGTGGCTTCCATCGATAACTGTAGAAGTTTCACGCGATAAAATGTCAGCTTCACTTTTTATTTATGAAACACTTGAAACAATTCGTGAAGACCTAGAAAAATTCAAACAAGATGTAAGTGGTTTATTAGCAGAGCACAATATTAAACATGGAATTATGGATATAAAATTAGAATCTGTTGTTTGTGGAAAAGCAAATTTAATTGCACAAGGTACCCCACCAATAAAGGGGGATGATGCCATTGTTACTTATTTGCAAATTCCAGAACGTAAACCCGTTATTCGCGAAGATGGCAAGGCAGATTATTATGATATGAACTTTATTTATGAAATCGACGAAGGTGCTTGGTTAGGGGAGAAAATCCATGCGCAACCAGGTATACCTGGCTACAACGTACATGGTGAAGTCATTCAAGCTCAAAGTGGTCGTGATATAGCGTTAAAATATGATCGCAAATCGGCTTATGAAATCGAGGAAGAGGGTAAAACTGTTATCCGTTCAAAAATAAGTGGTGTACTTGAAGATTCACAAGGGATGGTCGGCGTAAATCATCATTTACCAATTAACGGTGATGTCGGCATTGAGACTGGAAATCTCGAATTTAATGGCTCATTATCCATCCGTGGCACGGTTCAAGCTGGCTTTACAGTTATTGCACAAGGTGATATTTCGATTGAAGGTGCTGAAGGTGTGTCAGGCGCGAAACTCATCAAATCCATTGATGGCGATATTTTTATTCGTGGTGGTATTTTTGGGCTAGGGCAAACGCGTGTAGAAGCGGGAGGCAATATTTTTGTGAAGCACGTCAATGAGGCAAATCTTACGGCTGGGCAAGATGTAAACATTGGATTTTACGCACTCGGTTCTAATATTAATGGCCATTCAATTTTAGTTGATGAACGCAAAGGTAAGATTATTGGTGGAACTGCCATCGCAAAAAGTATGATTACAACAGCTGTTTCTGGCAATCGTTTAGAACGGCGCACGGAACTGATTATTAATAGTATAAATAAACAAGATGGCTTAGAGATGATTCAAAATAAGGCAGCTTTATTAAAAACTATGCAAGAAGATATTTTACAGCTGGAAGCTCAAGTGAACCGCGTGCTACCCGTTATTCGTAATTTGACGCGGCCGCAAATTGCAGCATTCGAACAAACGAAGCAAAAATTAGCATCTAATAAAGAAGAGGCGATGGATTTAGATCGAGAAATTAAGCAATTAATGCATGATCTACGCAATGTCGGAAGAGAGGAAATCCACGTTACGAAAGAAGCTTATTCAGGTACATATATCCAAATTGGTAAGAAGTCATCCATTTTATCTAATGCAACAAATGGTCGATTTTTATTAGAGTTTGGAGAGTTGAACGTCTAA
- a CDS encoding DUF2627 domain-containing protein, which produces MARMVAFIILVIPAIMMAAGIKFMRDTLFGILISPFPWLWLQFIVGIIFFVAAFLFFAGFLLRRDRKRGKVAARWQK; this is translated from the coding sequence ATGGCTCGCATGGTCGCATTTATCATTTTAGTCATTCCAGCAATCATGATGGCTGCTGGCATTAAATTTATGCGTGATACGTTATTTGGGATATTAATCTCACCATTTCCATGGCTTTGGTTACAATTTATTGTCGGCATCATCTTTTTTGTCGCAGCATTCCTTTTCTTTGCTGGTTTTCTTCTCCGCCGTGATCGTAAACGTGGAAAAGTTGCCGCACGCTGGCAAAAATAA
- the ahrC gene encoding transcriptional regulator AhrC/ArgR: MNKGQRHIRIRDIITNNEIETQDDLVDHLKNAGYNVTQATVSRDIKELHLVKVPLQDGRYKYSLPADQRFNPIQKLHRALADAFVSIDGASHFLVMKTLPGNANAIGSLLDHLDWSEILGTICGDDTILIMCRTEVDREDIKNRLLEML; encoded by the coding sequence ATGAATAAAGGCCAACGCCATATTCGCATTCGCGATATTATTACAAATAACGAAATTGAAACACAAGACGATTTAGTCGATCATTTAAAAAATGCAGGTTATAACGTAACACAAGCGACTGTTTCACGTGATATTAAAGAATTACATTTAGTAAAGGTTCCGTTACAAGATGGTCGTTATAAATACAGCTTACCTGCTGACCAACGTTTTAATCCAATCCAAAAGCTACACCGTGCATTAGCGGACGCATTTGTGTCAATTGATGGAGCGTCTCATTTTTTAGTAATGAAAACGTTACCGGGAAATGCGAATGCAATTGGCTCTTTATTAGATCATTTAGATTGGTCGGAAATTTTAGGGACAATTTGCGGGGACGATACGATTTTAATTATGTGTCGTACAGAAGTGGACCGAGAAGATATTAAAAATCGTTTATTAGAGATGCTATAA
- a CDS encoding SpoIVB peptidase S55 domain-containing protein, whose amino-acid sequence MKQRLRSLLVVVLFLTFPLQGFAKELIPMGQSIGVQLQLPNVFVSHDVLLDSGEWLKQGDQITEVNNETLSDVTVLKNQKKDVELTVEQKSGTKKVSVSKDQLFNLMPFLKTETDGIGTLTFIDPQTMEYGALGHQIVDSILKQPPQFDEGSIFTASISQVKKSVPGQPGYKISIVNKSLTPLGTVASNELYGIFGKWEQSLQHSLHPALEIIHADELKEGKAQLLTSIDGENVETFEIEISKQDGNTFTFFVTDERLIQKTGGIVQGMSGSPIIQDNRFVGAVTHMFVEEPTKGAGILVIEMLKKSPN is encoded by the coding sequence ATGAAGCAAAGGTTGCGGTCATTACTCGTCGTCGTACTATTTTTAACATTTCCATTACAAGGCTTTGCAAAGGAATTAATTCCAATGGGTCAATCCATCGGTGTGCAGCTTCAATTGCCAAATGTTTTTGTCTCACATGATGTCTTGTTAGATTCAGGTGAATGGCTCAAACAGGGCGATCAGATTACGGAAGTTAATAATGAAACACTTTCTGATGTAACGGTGTTAAAAAATCAAAAGAAAGATGTTGAATTAACAGTTGAGCAAAAATCAGGAACAAAGAAAGTAAGTGTTTCAAAAGATCAATTGTTCAATTTAATGCCCTTTTTAAAAACCGAAACAGATGGGATCGGCACATTAACATTTATCGATCCGCAAACAATGGAGTATGGCGCATTAGGACATCAAATTGTCGACTCGATTTTAAAGCAACCCCCACAATTTGATGAAGGCTCCATTTTTACAGCATCCATTTCTCAGGTGAAAAAGAGCGTGCCAGGTCAGCCAGGCTATAAAATTTCGATTGTCAATAAATCATTAACACCACTGGGCACCGTTGCAAGTAATGAGCTTTACGGTATTTTTGGGAAATGGGAACAATCGCTACAACACAGTTTGCATCCGGCGCTAGAAATTATACATGCGGATGAATTAAAAGAGGGAAAAGCCCAATTATTAACGAGTATTGATGGTGAAAATGTAGAAACATTTGAGATTGAAATTAGTAAACAAGATGGAAACACTTTTACATTTTTTGTGACCGATGAACGATTAATTCAAAAGACTGGAGGAATTGTACAAGGAATGAGTGGCAGCCCGATTATACAAGATAACCGATTTGTAGGGGCTGTAACACATATGTTTGTGGAAGAACCGACAAAAGGGGCAGGAATACTTGTAATCGAAATGCTGAAAAAAAGCCCGAATTAA
- a CDS encoding DUF2975 domain-containing protein: MRGNITSNILKILLIVFAIGVLFFGGYVLPSIAEDMRALNPELDYAKLPILVTCELLLVFLLIGLGIILYLLTIFDRGLVFSSTFIRWVEVLVGMCLVASIGIIILFQYTRTFGGPGPLLALIMIGLTVTIWIIAAVIMLIRAIVKRAICFQRESETS, translated from the coding sequence TTGAGAGGGAATATAACGTCAAATATTTTAAAAATCTTATTAATTGTGTTTGCAATAGGTGTGCTATTCTTTGGTGGATATGTATTGCCAAGTATCGCAGAAGATATGAGAGCCTTAAACCCTGAACTTGATTATGCGAAGCTGCCTATCCTTGTCACTTGCGAATTGTTGTTGGTGTTCTTATTAATTGGATTAGGAATCATCTTATATTTACTTACCATTTTTGATCGTGGCTTAGTATTTAGTTCAACATTTATTCGATGGGTCGAAGTGTTAGTTGGAATGTGCCTTGTCGCGTCAATCGGAATCATTATTTTATTCCAATATACGAGAACTTTTGGGGGACCTGGGCCATTGTTAGCACTAATTATGATAGGTCTTACCGTTACGATATGGATAATAGCTGCGGTAATAATGTTAATTCGAGCGATAGTGAAAAGAGCCATATGTTTCCAAAGAGAGTCAGAAACATCGTAA
- the spo0A gene encoding sporulation transcription factor Spo0A: MTKVKIAIADDNRELVKTMELFFKNHPQIEVVATAANGKLCIKMLEEHKIDVLLLDIIMPHLDGLAVLETMYNDERCGDIQVIMLTAFGQEDVMKQAVNYGASYFMLKPFEFEQLVQKILHCAGQQVEVEKRKSILQPNSSTKLDQRQLDTTITSIIKEIGVPAHIKGYAYLREAIQMVFHDIELLGSVTKILYPEIAKKFNTTPSRVERAIRHAIEVAWNRGSYESISELFGYTVHHMKSKPTNSEFIAMIADKIRIEMVAS, encoded by the coding sequence TTGACGAAAGTAAAAATTGCGATTGCGGATGATAACCGTGAGCTCGTAAAAACGATGGAATTATTCTTTAAAAACCATCCTCAAATTGAAGTGGTTGCTACGGCAGCGAATGGTAAACTATGTATTAAAATGTTGGAAGAGCACAAGATAGACGTTTTATTGCTAGACATTATCATGCCACATTTGGATGGCCTGGCTGTGTTAGAAACCATGTACAATGATGAACGTTGCGGAGATATCCAGGTCATTATGTTAACGGCTTTTGGGCAAGAGGATGTGATGAAGCAAGCTGTTAATTATGGCGCTTCGTATTTTATGTTAAAGCCATTTGAATTTGAACAGCTTGTACAAAAAATTCTCCATTGTGCCGGGCAACAAGTTGAAGTAGAAAAACGAAAAAGCATTTTACAACCGAATTCGTCAACAAAGCTTGATCAACGTCAACTAGATACAACGATTACATCCATAATTAAAGAAATTGGCGTTCCTGCCCATATTAAAGGGTATGCCTATTTACGTGAAGCGATTCAGATGGTTTTCCATGATATCGAGTTACTCGGCTCGGTAACGAAGATTTTATATCCTGAAATCGCCAAGAAATTTAATACGACGCCGTCACGTGTGGAACGTGCCATCCGTCATGCAATTGAAGTCGCATGGAACCGCGGTAGCTACGAGTCCATTTCCGAGCTGTTTGGCTACACTGTGCACCATATGAAGTCAAAACCTACCAATTCAGAGTTCATCGCCATGATTGCGGACAAGATTCGTATTGAGATGGTGGCGAGTTAA
- a CDS encoding nucleotidyltransferase family protein: MNYEDELIKIIRNDLILMTILKTVESLELQDCWICAGVLRNKVWDVLHSIHTSVNDIDVIYFQENDVTTETEKKLETQLHTFIPNLPWSVKNQARMHLKNQLQPFSSSFDGISHFPETATAIGARLINNQIEIIAPYGLTDLFELKIAPTPKYLKTERLHPIYQQRVAMKKWKTIWTNLILND; encoded by the coding sequence TTGAATTATGAAGATGAACTGATAAAAATCATTAGAAACGATTTAATCCTTATGACCATCCTAAAAACAGTTGAGTCATTAGAATTACAGGATTGTTGGATTTGTGCGGGTGTTTTAAGAAATAAAGTATGGGATGTTTTACATAGTATCCACACTTCTGTTAACGATATTGACGTCATTTATTTCCAAGAAAATGATGTAACAACTGAAACAGAAAAAAAGCTCGAAACACAATTACATACTTTCATTCCCAATTTACCGTGGTCGGTGAAAAACCAAGCACGCATGCATTTAAAAAATCAGTTACAGCCCTTTAGTTCTTCTTTTGATGGGATAAGTCATTTTCCTGAAACTGCAACAGCGATAGGCGCAAGGTTGATAAACAATCAGATTGAAATTATCGCTCCTTATGGATTAACCGATTTATTTGAGTTAAAAATTGCGCCCACTCCAAAATATTTAAAGACTGAAAGATTACATCCCATTTATCAACAAAGAGTCGCAATGAAAAAATGGAAAACTATATGGACAAATTTAATACTGAATGATTAA
- a CDS encoding TlyA family RNA methyltransferase yields MTKQPKERVDILLVERGLCETREKAKRSIMAGLVFSNEIRIDKAGEKIAIDMPLQVKGSDLKYVSRGGLKLEKALEIFDMSVDGKLMLDIGSSTGGFTDCALQNGARHCYALDVGSNQLAWKIRSDERVTVMEKTNFRYTKPEDLVEGLPHFATIDVSFISLALILPVLKTVLMPGGDVMALVKPQFEAGRENVGKKGIVREPKVHLAVLEETAKMATATGFVVKDASYSPITGGEGNIEFLFHLYNPHEGEEVAAFTNFESVVKEAHAQLK; encoded by the coding sequence ATGACGAAACAACCGAAAGAACGTGTAGACATTTTACTTGTTGAACGTGGATTATGTGAAACACGCGAAAAAGCAAAGCGCTCGATTATGGCGGGGCTTGTGTTCTCAAATGAAATTCGCATTGATAAAGCAGGCGAAAAAATTGCGATTGATATGCCACTTCAAGTAAAAGGGTCAGATTTAAAATATGTATCGCGTGGCGGTCTGAAGCTCGAAAAGGCTTTAGAAATATTTGATATGTCAGTAGACGGCAAATTAATGCTCGACATTGGCTCATCAACAGGCGGTTTTACAGATTGTGCACTGCAGAACGGTGCGCGTCATTGCTATGCATTAGACGTTGGCTCCAATCAACTAGCGTGGAAAATTCGTTCCGATGAGCGCGTAACGGTCATGGAAAAAACCAATTTCCGTTATACGAAGCCGGAAGATTTAGTAGAAGGCTTACCTCATTTTGCAACGATTGATGTGTCGTTTATTTCACTAGCGCTCATTTTACCGGTATTAAAAACGGTATTAATGCCTGGTGGAGATGTGATGGCACTCGTTAAACCACAATTTGAAGCGGGACGTGAAAATGTCGGCAAAAAAGGCATCGTTCGTGAACCAAAAGTCCATTTAGCTGTGTTAGAAGAAACAGCGAAAATGGCAACAGCAACGGGATTTGTTGTAAAAGATGCTTCCTATTCACCAATTACCGGTGGCGAAGGGAATATCGAATTTTTATTCCATTTATACAACCCACATGAAGGGGAAGAAGTAGCGGCTTTTACTAATTTTGAGTCTGTTGTGAAAGAGGCACATGCACAGTTAAAATAA
- the recN gene encoding DNA repair protein RecN — MLRELSIRNFAIIDDLTVSFFDGLTVLTGETGAGKSIIIDAVHILAGGRGSTEFIRHGEKKAELGGLFQIHNDNHPIFHKLEEHGIDVEEGTIILRRDLNDSGKSICRVNGKLVPLTVLREIGGSLIDIHGQHENQELMDEKHHIHLLDHFASAALQDVKARYKTAYDTYRELKREVAELSMDEQRMAQRIDLYQFQIQELEQADLKADEEDALNDERRRLLNFHKIFEHANIAYEAISGESNGLDFIGNAMEAMDNIVVLDETFKEASEAVTSSFYALQDAAYQIKNALDDLEYDAERLNEVEQRLAQYQTMKRKYGTTVEEILVYYAKIEEELMQLMNRDETMQKNEQLLHEMEQELAQLASQLTVIRKENALVLSEAIMDQLRMLHMEKAKFIVNFEAQEQFDANGKDSIAFYISTNVGEPPKSLPKVASGGELSRMMLALKTIFSTSNGITSIIFDEVDTGVSGRVAQAIAEKIAAISVNSQVLCISHLPQVAAMADHQYYIKKQVEHDRTFTTISEMEETERIEEISRMMSGAEITELTLQHASELIQMANERKNAMTKG; from the coding sequence TTGTTAAGAGAATTAAGCATTCGCAACTTTGCAATCATTGATGATTTAACCGTTAGTTTTTTTGACGGATTAACGGTCTTAACAGGGGAGACTGGTGCAGGGAAATCGATTATTATCGATGCGGTTCATATTTTAGCGGGTGGGCGCGGCTCAACTGAATTTATTCGACACGGTGAAAAAAAAGCTGAACTTGGTGGACTATTTCAAATTCACAATGACAATCATCCGATATTTCACAAGTTAGAAGAGCACGGAATTGATGTGGAAGAAGGAACGATTATTTTACGCCGTGATTTGAATGATTCGGGTAAAAGTATTTGTCGTGTCAACGGAAAGCTTGTGCCACTCACGGTATTACGTGAAATTGGCGGGAGTTTAATCGACATTCATGGGCAACATGAAAACCAAGAATTAATGGACGAGAAGCATCATATCCACTTGCTCGACCATTTTGCGAGCGCGGCATTGCAAGACGTGAAAGCGCGCTATAAAACGGCATATGACACGTATCGTGAGCTAAAAAGAGAAGTGGCCGAACTAAGTATGGACGAGCAAAGAATGGCGCAACGAATTGATTTGTACCAATTCCAAATTCAAGAACTCGAACAAGCTGATTTAAAAGCGGATGAAGAGGATGCACTCAATGATGAACGCCGTCGCCTATTGAATTTCCATAAAATTTTTGAACATGCCAATATTGCATATGAGGCGATATCGGGTGAATCGAATGGACTTGATTTTATCGGCAACGCGATGGAGGCAATGGATAATATTGTCGTCTTAGATGAAACATTTAAAGAAGCATCTGAAGCAGTGACATCGAGTTTTTATGCACTCCAGGATGCAGCGTACCAAATTAAAAACGCGCTGGATGATTTGGAGTACGATGCAGAGCGTTTAAATGAAGTAGAGCAGCGCCTCGCACAATACCAAACGATGAAGCGTAAGTACGGTACGACGGTTGAAGAAATTCTTGTGTACTATGCAAAAATAGAAGAAGAATTGATGCAACTGATGAATCGTGATGAAACGATGCAAAAAAACGAACAATTGCTTCATGAAATGGAACAGGAATTAGCGCAATTAGCGAGTCAGTTGACGGTTATTCGCAAAGAAAATGCGCTTGTTTTAAGTGAGGCCATAATGGATCAATTACGCATGTTACATATGGAAAAAGCAAAATTTATCGTGAATTTTGAAGCGCAAGAGCAGTTTGATGCGAATGGGAAAGATAGCATTGCCTTTTATATTTCGACCAATGTTGGGGAACCACCGAAATCATTACCAAAAGTGGCATCGGGCGGAGAACTTTCACGTATGATGTTAGCGCTGAAAACGATATTCTCGACGTCAAATGGCATTACATCGATTATTTTTGATGAAGTAGATACAGGTGTTAGTGGTCGTGTCGCACAAGCAATTGCTGAAAAAATTGCGGCGATTTCGGTGAATTCTCAAGTACTTTGTATTTCGCATTTACCACAAGTAGCTGCGATGGCCGACCACCAATACTATATAAAAAAACAAGTCGAGCATGACCGAACATTTACAACGATTTCTGAAATGGAAGAAACTGAGCGCATTGAAGAAATTAGTCGGATGATGAGCGGCGCAGAAATTACCGAATTGACATTGCAACATGCATCTGAACTCATTCAAATGGCCAATGAACGAAAAAATGCGATGACAAAAGGATAA
- a CDS encoding copper amine oxidase N-terminal domain-containing protein, translated as MKKFKRLALYALATGIFVTSFTIGNDVVHANEGERAIYDGKVQNGRTFGPIRAIGDELGAQVDWNNKAKLATIIKDDKVIKLKHGSKMLIVNDNEIKMDVSLLLEKGKVYLPLRYISEAFGNNIGWDKEKQLAYLEDRVPYLIIYAQPIDYRKGYELLGDAVNHASNLSGVTQKRAHLKPYFTDTMSNKIIQNNGLGFEVNPAAEHPYINESYSYPDRKTMKIRKVFFGYESKRGYGDIIHQFTLVEKNGKWVVNAIEEEWAPFRP; from the coding sequence ATGAAGAAATTTAAGAGATTAGCACTTTATGCTTTAGCAACAGGCATATTCGTAACATCATTTACTATTGGTAACGATGTTGTGCATGCAAACGAAGGTGAACGTGCAATCTATGATGGCAAAGTCCAAAATGGAAGAACATTTGGCCCGATACGAGCAATAGGCGACGAACTAGGTGCTCAAGTGGACTGGAACAACAAAGCTAAACTAGCAACTATAATCAAAGATGATAAAGTGATTAAGTTAAAACATGGCTCTAAAATGTTAATCGTAAATGATAACGAAATTAAAATGGATGTATCCTTACTTTTAGAAAAGGGGAAAGTTTATTTACCGTTACGATATATTAGTGAAGCGTTTGGAAATAATATCGGCTGGGATAAAGAAAAACAACTGGCCTATTTAGAAGATCGCGTGCCATATCTAATTATTTATGCGCAGCCGATTGATTATAGAAAAGGCTATGAACTCCTTGGAGATGCAGTAAATCATGCATCCAATTTATCGGGAGTCACGCAAAAGAGGGCACATTTAAAGCCTTATTTTACTGATACAATGAGTAATAAAATCATTCAGAATAATGGCTTAGGTTTTGAAGTAAATCCAGCAGCAGAACATCCATATATTAACGAATCTTATTCTTATCCAGATAGAAAAACGATGAAAATAAGAAAAGTATTCTTTGGGTATGAAAGTAAAAGAGGTTATGGTGATATTATTCATCAATTTACGCTTGTAGAAAAGAATGGCAAATGGGTAGTGAACGCTATTGAAGAAGAGTGGGCCCCATTCCGACCTTAA
- a CDS encoding glycerophosphodiester phosphodiesterase: MKNIPIYAHRGASAYELENTLEAFEKAKALNADGIELDIQVSKDSILVVFHDMDLTRLAGVRKNINECTFQELSKYSIGTRFKRILSTKKIMSFSQLVNWANRENIALNVELKESVLANTEALKDEIKTLKLPANSHFSSFHMELLKIVKEVRPDFETAFLVTKKFNWQSLRNLDFIDHVHAHRKYYKQRYLEACDEAKKGIRFYGIVGSESFLSNPHPAVLGWITDYPDKVRRVQQKNTTNT; encoded by the coding sequence ATGAAGAACATTCCGATTTATGCACATCGCGGCGCATCTGCCTATGAGCTTGAGAATACGTTGGAAGCGTTTGAGAAAGCGAAAGCATTAAACGCAGATGGAATTGAGCTAGATATTCAAGTTTCGAAGGATTCCATTTTAGTCGTATTTCATGACATGGATTTAACTCGGTTAGCCGGTGTAAGAAAAAACATTAATGAGTGTACGTTTCAGGAATTATCTAAATATAGTATCGGCACAAGATTTAAACGAATCCTATCAACGAAAAAAATTATGTCTTTTTCGCAATTAGTCAACTGGGCAAATCGCGAAAATATAGCGTTGAATGTCGAATTGAAAGAGTCGGTTTTAGCCAATACTGAGGCACTAAAAGACGAGATTAAAACATTAAAACTCCCAGCAAACAGTCATTTTTCATCTTTTCATATGGAGTTGTTAAAAATCGTGAAAGAAGTGCGTCCTGATTTTGAGACAGCATTTTTAGTGACGAAGAAATTTAATTGGCAATCATTACGAAATTTAGATTTCATTGACCATGTGCACGCGCACCGAAAATATTATAAACAACGCTATTTAGAGGCTTGTGATGAGGCGAAAAAAGGAATACGGTTTTATGGGATTGTCGGGTCCGAATCGTTTTTATCTAACCCACATCCAGCTGTGCTTGGCTGGATTACAGATTATCCCGATAAAGTAAGAAGAGTTCAACAAAAAAATACAACCAATACTTGA